The genomic region TGGTGACGTTGTTGATGCGCTTAGGAGGCTTAACGGTGATTGCGTTAAGTATTAAAGTTCTTGTTGGTTATTCGCATGATGAGTCTTGTGGAGATTGATGGTTCAGTGCTTGAGGGTGGTGGGCAGATACTTAGGACTGCCCTGGCACTATCAGCAATTACGGGTAGGCCGGTTAGGATATACAATATCAGAGCTAAGAGGAGTAATCCAGGGCTTCAACAGCAGCACCTGACCGGCGTTATTGCAGCCGCTAAGATATCTAATGCCCAGGTTACGGGCGCGGTAAAGGGCTCCACTGAGCTTGTGTTTAAACCAGGGAGGATTGGCTGTGGTGAGTTTAGGTTCGACATTGGCACTGCCGGTGCGGTTACGCTCGTTATACAGACGATACTCCCAATACTCGTGTTCGCCCCGTGTAGGAGTACCGTGATGATAACGGGCGGGACTGACGTACCCTGGTCACCGCCGATTGACTACGTGAGGTTCGTGATGCTCCCAATGCTTGGTCTATTCGGTGTTAAGGCTGAGGTCAAGCTCGTAAGGCGTGGTCACTACCCAAGGGGTGGTGGTGAGGTTGTGATGACTGTGGAGCCGAGTAAGCTGAGGCCCGTTGAGGTTGTTGAGTTTGGTGATTTGAGGGAGGTTAGGGGGATTTCGCATGCGGTTAGGCTGCCGGCTCACGTGGCTCATAGGCAGGCTAACTCGGCTAGGGAGTACCTGGTCAAGGCCGGTGTTAAGGTCCCAATTGACATTGCCGTGGAGACCTACGAACAGGGTAAGGACCCGCACCTGGGGCCGGGCAGTGGTATCGTCCTCTGGGCCGTGTCGAGCAAGGGCTTAGTGAAGGGTGCGGATGCGCTTGGTGAGAGGGGTAAGCCTGCGGAGGTGGTTGGTGAGGAGGCAGCCAGTAAGTTGCTCGAGAGCTTAAGGAGTGGTATGGCGCTTGATGAGCACATGGGTGACATGGTGATACCCTACATGGCCCTGGCCGGCAACAGTGTCGTTGGCATTTCTAGGATAACTCTTCATGCCTTAACTAACATATACATTGTTGAGAAAATACTCGGTGTTAAGTTTGAGGTCAGTGGTAAGGAGGGCAAGCCTGGCCTCATTAGGGTTTTCCACGCTTAATCGTGCTGGGTTATTTTTTACTAGGCGCATCACAATGAGGCTGATTAATGGGGTTAAGCACTGGGTATAGGGGTAGTCATGTCTTGTTATCGGTGCTCATTGGCCTAGGTACTTTCCTCGATGGTTATGACCTACTAAACATCAGTATTGTCCTGCCCTTCCTGGTTCACTTCATGCGCTTGACTCCAGAGATGCAGGGATTGCTTGGCACAACCACTTACATAGGCGGTGTGTTCGGTGCCCTGGTCTTCGGCGTGTTCAGCGACCTTAGGGGCAGGAGAGTGGCGCTACTGAGCGACATATCCTTCTTCCTAGTTAGTTCGTTCCTCTCGGCATTCGTAACA from Vulcanisaeta distributa DSM 14429 harbors:
- the rtcA gene encoding RNA 3'-terminal phosphate cyclase; this translates as MSLVEIDGSVLEGGGQILRTALALSAITGRPVRIYNIRAKRSNPGLQQQHLTGVIAAAKISNAQVTGAVKGSTELVFKPGRIGCGEFRFDIGTAGAVTLVIQTILPILVFAPCRSTVMITGGTDVPWSPPIDYVRFVMLPMLGLFGVKAEVKLVRRGHYPRGGGEVVMTVEPSKLRPVEVVEFGDLREVRGISHAVRLPAHVAHRQANSAREYLVKAGVKVPIDIAVETYEQGKDPHLGPGSGIVLWAVSSKGLVKGADALGERGKPAEVVGEEAASKLLESLRSGMALDEHMGDMVIPYMALAGNSVVGISRITLHALTNIYIVEKILGVKFEVSGKEGKPGLIRVFHA